A portion of the Micromonospora tarapacensis genome contains these proteins:
- a CDS encoding glycosyltransferase has protein sequence MNRPLDAGDPAEFHAGRLVDVLVPTRDRPAELAVTLSGLAAQEGVPGFGVVVSDQSDGDPGYAHPAAATMVRALRHRGHPVLLTRRLPRRGLAEHRAFLLGASAARYVLCLDDDVWLEPGTLRRLVTAIAELGCGFVGNAVHGLSYLHDIRPETHRHYQEWTGRPVPERVRPDTPEWDRAQIHSAANLLHVTESLALPEGSWRAYRISWLGGCVLYDRAKLVDSGGFDFWRRVPERHQGEDVAAQLAVLARHGGAGVLPSGAYHLESPTTVTDRDVEAWEVVLTDADADA, from the coding sequence GTGAACCGACCACTCGACGCCGGCGATCCCGCGGAGTTCCACGCCGGCCGCCTGGTCGACGTGCTGGTCCCGACCCGCGACCGCCCCGCCGAACTCGCCGTCACCCTCTCCGGGCTCGCCGCCCAGGAGGGGGTGCCGGGGTTCGGGGTGGTGGTCAGCGACCAGTCCGACGGCGACCCCGGGTACGCCCACCCGGCGGCGGCCACGATGGTCCGGGCGCTACGCCACCGGGGGCACCCGGTGCTGCTGACCCGACGGTTGCCCCGGCGGGGCCTCGCCGAACACCGGGCCTTCCTGCTCGGCGCCTCCGCCGCCCGGTACGTGCTCTGCCTCGACGACGACGTCTGGTTGGAACCGGGCACCTTGCGCCGACTGGTCACCGCGATCGCCGAGCTGGGCTGCGGCTTCGTCGGCAACGCCGTGCACGGGCTGTCCTACCTGCACGACATCCGACCGGAGACGCACCGGCACTACCAGGAATGGACGGGCCGCCCGGTGCCCGAGCGGGTCCGCCCGGACACACCCGAATGGGACCGGGCGCAGATCCACTCCGCGGCGAACCTGCTGCACGTCACCGAGTCCTTGGCCCTGCCGGAGGGGAGCTGGCGGGCGTACCGGATCTCCTGGCTCGGCGGCTGCGTCCTGTACGACCGGGCGAAGCTGGTCGACTCCGGCGGTTTCGACTTCTGGCGCCGGGTACCGGAGCGGCACCAGGGCGAGGACGTCGCCGCCCAGCTGGCCGTGCTGGCGCGCCACGGCGGCGCCGGTGTCCTGCCCAGCGGCGCGTACCACCTGGAGTCCCCGACCACGGTCACCGACCGCGACGTGGAGGCCTGGGAGGTTGTTCTCACCGACGCGGATGCCGACGCCTGA
- a CDS encoding glycosyltransferase family 9 protein, which translates to MAAPALLAPAAGLVPDVARIAVLRANALGDFIFVLPALDALRAAYPRAEIVLLGAPWHAELWRDRPGPVDRVLVVPPAPGIRAEIAGEPESSMVDFLAAARAEHFDLALQLHGGGANSNPLVAALGARVTAGLRAEDAPPLDHWLRYVYYQPEVIRYLEVAALVGAPATTVSPTLAVTDADRAEARTVLGEPERPRVALHPGATDTRRRWPADRFGQVARTLHADGYEVLVTGTPAERDVVELVAASAGVPVRPQVGTLSLGGLAGCYAGCELVISNDTGPLHLAAAVGTPTVGIFWVGNLITTASMLRGRHRPITSWTVHCPVCGVDCTPGIYPHRPGDGDCPHRDSFVTDVPTAEVEEAARELLFR; encoded by the coding sequence GTGGCTGCCCCGGCCCTGCTCGCCCCGGCCGCCGGGCTGGTGCCCGACGTGGCCCGGATCGCCGTGCTGCGCGCCAACGCGCTCGGTGACTTCATCTTCGTGCTGCCGGCACTGGACGCGCTGCGGGCCGCGTACCCGCGGGCGGAGATCGTGCTGCTCGGTGCGCCCTGGCACGCGGAGCTGTGGCGCGACCGGCCGGGTCCGGTGGATCGGGTGCTGGTGGTGCCGCCGGCGCCGGGGATCCGGGCGGAGATCGCCGGTGAACCCGAGTCGAGCATGGTCGACTTCCTGGCCGCCGCCCGCGCGGAGCACTTCGACCTGGCACTCCAGCTGCACGGCGGCGGCGCGAACTCGAACCCGCTGGTCGCCGCGCTCGGCGCCCGGGTCACCGCCGGGCTGCGCGCCGAGGACGCCCCACCACTGGACCACTGGCTGCGCTACGTCTACTACCAGCCCGAGGTGATCCGCTATCTGGAGGTGGCGGCGCTGGTCGGCGCCCCGGCCACCACGGTCAGCCCGACGCTGGCGGTGACCGACGCCGACCGTGCCGAGGCGCGGACCGTGCTCGGCGAGCCGGAGCGCCCTCGTGTGGCGCTGCATCCGGGCGCCACCGACACCCGCCGCCGCTGGCCCGCCGACCGGTTCGGGCAGGTGGCCCGGACGCTGCACGCCGACGGGTACGAGGTGCTGGTCACCGGCACCCCCGCCGAGCGGGACGTGGTCGAACTGGTGGCCGCCTCCGCGGGCGTGCCGGTCCGGCCGCAGGTGGGCACGCTCAGCCTGGGCGGGCTGGCCGGCTGCTACGCCGGTTGCGAGCTGGTGATCTCCAACGACACCGGTCCACTGCACCTCGCCGCCGCCGTGGGCACCCCCACGGTCGGCATCTTCTGGGTCGGCAACCTGATCACCACCGCCTCCATGCTGCGTGGGCGGCACCGTCCGATCACCTCCTGGACGGTGCACTGCCCGGTATGCGGGGTGGACTGCACCCCCGGCATCTACCCGCACCGGCCCGGTGACGGCGACTGCCCGCACCGGGACTCCTTCGTCACCGACGTCCCCACCGCCGAGGTGGAGGAAGCCGCCCGTGAACTGCTGTTTCGATAG
- a CDS encoding DUF2231 domain-containing protein yields MESRLKILGHPVHPMLVMFPVALLVTAVLFDIVDTVGGPDFLGEVAYWNLTVGLIGGLLAAAAGVFDLLAIPTGTRAKRVALTHAAANVAMILLFAAVWVVRLNADSRAAGGALIAIEVVALGILGVGAWLGGELVDRLGVGVDHDANLDASSSLRPAATSQRMGEAR; encoded by the coding sequence ATGGAGAGTCGACTCAAGATCCTGGGCCATCCAGTCCATCCGATGCTGGTGATGTTCCCGGTCGCCCTGCTCGTCACGGCGGTGTTGTTCGACATCGTCGACACGGTCGGTGGTCCGGACTTCCTCGGCGAGGTGGCGTACTGGAATCTGACCGTCGGGCTGATCGGCGGTCTGCTGGCCGCCGCGGCCGGGGTGTTCGACCTGCTGGCCATCCCGACCGGCACCCGGGCCAAGCGGGTGGCACTCACCCACGCCGCCGCGAACGTCGCGATGATCCTGCTCTTTGCCGCCGTCTGGGTGGTGCGGCTCAACGCCGACTCGCGCGCCGCCGGTGGTGCGCTGATCGCCATCGAGGTGGTGGCCCTCGGCATCCTCGGGGTCGGCGCCTGGCTGGGCGGCGAACTGGTCGACCGGCTCGGCGTCGGGGTCGACCATGACGCGAACCTGGACGCGTCGAGTTCCCTGCGGCCGGCGGCAACCAGCCAACGGATGGGAGAGGCGCGATGA
- a CDS encoding pyridoxamine 5'-phosphate oxidase family protein, with protein MRRHPVTGEITSAAELTELLGTPAPRAAAKERTRLHERDRQWLAASPLCLVAAGADGTCDVSPKGDPAGFALVLDDQTIALPERPGNKRADGYRNILTNPHVGLIFLIPGRTDTLRINGRARLLRDAPWFDQMMVKGHRPVLAVVVEIEQIFYHCAKAFLRSQLWQPETWPPDPLPSRARLVKEVEAPAETLADLERHYGPEYAGRLYA; from the coding sequence ATGAGGAGGCACCCGGTGACGGGGGAGATCACATCGGCGGCCGAATTGACCGAACTGCTCGGCACCCCCGCGCCCCGCGCCGCCGCCAAGGAACGCACCAGGCTGCACGAGCGTGACCGGCAGTGGCTCGCCGCGTCGCCGCTCTGCCTGGTCGCCGCCGGGGCGGACGGCACCTGCGACGTCTCCCCCAAGGGCGACCCGGCCGGCTTCGCCCTGGTGCTCGATGACCAGACCATCGCGCTCCCGGAACGCCCCGGCAACAAGCGGGCCGACGGTTACCGCAACATCCTGACGAATCCGCACGTCGGGCTGATCTTCTTGATCCCGGGGCGCACCGACACGCTGCGGATCAACGGCCGGGCGCGGTTGCTACGCGACGCGCCGTGGTTCGACCAGATGATGGTCAAGGGGCACCGACCGGTGCTCGCGGTGGTGGTCGAGATCGAGCAGATCTTCTACCACTGCGCCAAGGCGTTCCTCCGCTCCCAGCTGTGGCAGCCGGAGACCTGGCCACCGGACCCGCTGCCCAGTCGCGCCCGCCTGGTCAAAGAGGTGGAGGCCCCGGCGGAAACCCTCGCCGACCTGGAGCGTCACTACGGCCCCGAGTACGCCGGCAGGCTCTACGCCTGA
- a CDS encoding DUF4260 domain-containing protein produces the protein MLNPVPAQRIEAVAVAALAVVVTVAAGYAWWWLLALFLVFDLPMLGYLHGPRLGAFCYNLAHSYTLPALLAAVAVAAAALRDPIDWLGILAIAWVFHIALDRALGYGLKTTEGFEHTHLGPIGRARRAGSSADTRSRG, from the coding sequence ATGTTGAACCCGGTCCCGGCGCAGCGCATCGAGGCCGTTGCCGTCGCTGCCCTCGCCGTCGTCGTGACCGTCGCCGCCGGATACGCGTGGTGGTGGCTGCTCGCCCTCTTCCTCGTCTTCGACCTTCCCATGCTCGGCTACCTGCACGGTCCCCGGTTGGGAGCCTTCTGCTACAACCTGGCGCACTCCTACACGCTGCCGGCGTTGCTCGCCGCGGTGGCGGTGGCCGCCGCCGCGCTCCGCGACCCGATCGACTGGCTCGGGATCCTCGCCATCGCGTGGGTGTTCCACATTGCCCTCGACCGCGCCCTCGGCTACGGCCTCAAGACGACCGAGGGATTCGAGCACACTCACCTCGGTCCGATCGGGCGGGCCCGGCGCGCCGGGTCGAGCGCCGACACCCGGTCGCGGGGGTGA
- a CDS encoding PSP1 domain-containing protein, translated as MGMLCAVSFQRYGRLYYLDPGELRPQVGDKVLVPTDDGPEVAECVWAAQWVTEETDGFPRLAGLAQEEDLRRDEALRRRKAEAKVAAKRLIREHGLPMKVVAVDHVLGNGDGNGERSTIYFTAPHRVDFRSLVRDLGATLHCRVELRQLSARDSARVQGGIGSCGRDLCCATFLNDFEPVTIRMAKDQDLPLNPLRISGACGRLMCCLKYEHPLYQRFQESAPEVGSRVATPKGEGRVVGHSVPRDAVTVRLDADGSRCSCSRASVCAPRQAHDQHYTPNTPTSAPTPDPLG; from the coding sequence ATGGGCATGCTCTGCGCGGTCAGCTTCCAGCGGTACGGGCGCCTCTACTATCTCGACCCGGGTGAGCTGCGACCGCAGGTGGGCGACAAGGTGCTGGTCCCCACCGACGACGGTCCCGAGGTGGCGGAGTGCGTCTGGGCGGCGCAGTGGGTCACCGAGGAAACCGACGGCTTTCCCCGGCTGGCCGGGCTGGCGCAGGAGGAGGATCTGCGTCGGGACGAGGCGCTGCGACGACGCAAGGCCGAGGCCAAGGTGGCGGCGAAACGGCTGATCCGCGAGCACGGCCTGCCGATGAAGGTGGTGGCGGTCGACCACGTGCTCGGCAACGGCGACGGAAACGGCGAGCGCAGCACGATCTACTTCACCGCCCCGCACCGGGTGGACTTCCGTTCCCTGGTCCGCGACCTCGGTGCGACGCTGCACTGCCGGGTGGAGCTGCGTCAGCTCTCGGCCCGGGATTCGGCCCGGGTGCAGGGCGGCATCGGCTCCTGCGGGCGCGACCTGTGCTGTGCCACCTTCCTGAACGACTTCGAGCCGGTCACCATCCGGATGGCCAAGGACCAGGATCTCCCGCTCAACCCGCTGCGCATCTCCGGCGCCTGCGGCCGGTTGATGTGCTGCCTGAAGTACGAGCATCCGCTCTATCAGCGGTTCCAGGAATCCGCCCCGGAGGTCGGCTCCCGGGTGGCCACCCCGAAGGGGGAGGGCCGGGTGGTCGGCCACAGCGTTCCCCGCGATGCCGTCACGGTGCGCCTGGACGCCGACGGCTCCCGCTGCTCCTGCTCCCGAGCCTCCGTCTGCGCCCCCCGCCAGGCCCACGACCAGCACTACACCCCTAACACCCCCACCTCGGCCCCCACCCCTGATCCCCTCGGTTGA
- a CDS encoding YbaB/EbfC family nucleoid-associated protein, with product MPRGEIDEAWIEEAVRRYRRIESLQAEFDQAVATVEVTVRSPDGLVEVVVTAGGRITDVRFLGPLPGRAPRDVADSVRAAVAAAADAAQWAREKLHNETFTAYRPLAGA from the coding sequence ATGCCGCGGGGTGAGATCGACGAGGCATGGATCGAGGAGGCGGTCCGGCGCTACCGCCGGATCGAGTCTCTCCAGGCCGAGTTCGACCAGGCCGTGGCGACGGTCGAGGTCACCGTCCGATCGCCCGACGGCCTGGTGGAGGTGGTGGTCACCGCCGGCGGCCGGATCACCGACGTGCGCTTCCTCGGCCCCTTGCCCGGTCGCGCGCCGCGCGACGTGGCCGACTCGGTGCGGGCTGCGGTCGCCGCGGCTGCCGACGCCGCCCAGTGGGCGAGGGAGAAGCTGCACAACGAGACGTTCACCGCCTACCGACCGTTGGCGGGGGCCTGA